Genomic DNA from Calditrichota bacterium:
GCTTGTGGGGCTTTTACTTGGGGAAGGTGATGTAATAGATTGTATGATGGGTCATCAGGAATTGTGTCGTCCATTTTATTAATATAAACGGGCTCTGCATATTCAATATCTGGATTAGTATTTAAATCTTTTACTATTTTTGCTATGTCAGCGCTAATATCAGTTTTCATAACAAAAACATTATGTAGGTTCAATTTTTGGGCAACTGTTTCATTTTGCATTGCCTTAAATACTTTTTCACTTTTTTGAACATTGTATTTAGAAATAACTATTTTTTTGGCGTTGTCGGTTTTATTGTTGGCAATCTTTTTAAATTTCACAATAAAATGTCCTGCAACATAGTTTTGTTCATTATTTGCAACGTTATCGGAAATTGAAGCAATTGCTACCTGACAAAATACTAGAAAAAGTAAGGGTATGAAATGTTTAATCATATGTGACTCCTCAAATTAAATTGACCGTGATTTTAAGTTGTTTTGAATAAAACTGTAACATCTTCTATCAAATTTTAAGTTTTTGTAGAGGAATATTAGATTGGTATAACAAGGAATGATTTTTAGAATTCCCATTTTGCTTTGTAAACCATTATTAAAAATAATGATAATGATTGAATGTCTCTATAATTTACAAGTATTCTTGATAAAACAAATTGAATAAAAGAGAGAATATTTAAGAAAAGAATTACTTTCGCTTTATCTGTTTAAATAATCTTGCCAACTTGGATTTTGGAGTTCTCCAATTTTATTGGAATGAATCAGTTGCATTTCAGTAAATAAGTTAATTTTTGCAAAAACAAATATAGTGTTTCCGTCATTTGTATAGTAGTGCCATATCTCGTAAGGTTTTAAATCAGGTTTATTTGGATATCGTTCTATTTCATTTGGTTCTCCATAAATGCAAAAAACCCTTCCTCGATCGGTCAGAGAACCTTTTTTATTAAATGTATCAAACCTTTTATTGGCTATCTCAACTCTATTGAAATAAATTTGTTTAGTTTCATTATTTATAGTCCCCGGTGTTGCATCACGCTTTTTCCAAAACTGATACAAAAATTCTTGTTTTTCAGTAGAATCTTTCAAAGTGCCCCAGAAAGCTATTTCTTTTTGTGAAGCCAAGTAACGTGAGACTAAAAAAACCTCTGCTAATTGTTCATTTCTCATAGTGCCAAATTCTGACAACATCAAATGTGAAGTACCAATATTTGTTTTAGTTTCATTTATATTTGGGTTTATTATTGTAAATCGTTTTCTATTTTTTGCCATTTTATTGGTTACAGAATCTGAGAGAGACAATTCTAGTTTATAACTTCCTGAAGGAAATTTAGAAACATTGACAGATTCAGCAAATATGATAGATCTTTCGCTTGATATAACTTTTTTTACTTTAAAAAAAACCTCTTCTTCATATTGATTATAAACGGAATATCTTAGTTTTAATGATTTAGATTCAGTTCCTCTATTTAAATTATAAAGCTCTGAATAAAAATAGAGAACTGGAAGTGTTTCTCCATAAATGCCACTTGTGTTTGGAATAATTTCATAATTATTCTTATAAAATGGAGAATTATTTTTACTTGTTTTTATTATCGAAGTGGCAAATTGGATATCACTAACAGAAAATTGTTTAGGATTGTAGCCATTAATTGTAAATATAAAAGAAATACTATCTGAACTTTTCAAGTTATTTAAATCCGTTGCCTTAAGTTCGCAATTATATGTACCCTTTTTTAATGAATACTTTAGTATACCTGTAGTTGCAATTGGATACAGGTTAATATCTTGTTCAAAAGAATATTTTTTATTGATAATTATTTCGTTAGTTGCATTTAAAAATAACTTTATTGCCAATAGTCCATTTACATTAACATTTTTGTTGGATTTCATACCATTGTGATAGAACGTATAATATATTTCTATCCGCCCGGTAGAATCACTTTCAGAAAATTGCCGCGCATCAAAATCTACATTGAAAACAGACTGTCCATGAGTAAAAATTGAAAATGTAACAATATTTAGAATTAAATAGACTAGTTTCATTAGTATCCCATAGAAATAAATCATACCCTAAAAATGATATGCTAATTACCGTTTAATAAAGTACAAAATCAAACGTTATCTAAACAAAGACTTAAAAAAAGAGCTCCAACAGGAGCTATATGCTTGTTAAAACAATTTATAAACAAAATTTTTCGTCTTAACATTACTTAATTAATATTAATCGTACTTCTTATGGCATCTAAATTTTACAACTGTTTAAATTGTACACCTATTCATTCTTAAAAGTGTCTTAGGCAGAAGTCCACTTCGATAACCAAAAAAAGGGGAAAAAACAAAAAGCTTCTTAGAAAAAGAAGCTTTTTGTAATACACTTTAATATGCAAACTTAATTGTAAAAACATTATTACTGTCAAAATAATCTGTTACTTGTGAAAATGCATAATCTATAGTAACAACAAATTCATCAATTTCATAATTTAACCCAGCACCAAATGTAGCACCGAAAAGATTATCGTCATTTTGCTCTGTTAAAGCATGATAACCACCACGCAAGAATACTGTATTGTTTAAGGCATATTCAGCACCGGCGTATATTTCGTCATTTGCTTCATTAAAATTAGAAAAAGACCCCATAAAATTAACATTATTACTTTCGTTAATATTAACTTTATAAGCTAGGCCCATAGTAAATATAGTTGGTATATTTGACTCAACTGCTATTCCTCTAAAAAAACCATTATCTGCGCCAACATTTGATCCGGGAATTTGAGACTCAGTCTCAAGATTACGACCATCATATTGCATTTTACCACCTAAATTCTTTAATACAACACCTAATCGTAATTCATTATTAAATGCATATTGAATACCAAAATCAAATGCTAGTGCTGATGCACTGGTTTGTTGAATTTCTTCTGAAATATATTTACCAGTCACGCCAGCCAAAATTCGATCTGTTAAATATCGGCTATATGTAACTCCTGCTGTTACAAAGGTCGGGGAATAAGTCCTACCAGTTCCTTCAGGTAAATCAGTTGTTGTTTCAGTTATATCACCAAAATCTAAACTGTTGACAAAAAAACCAAAAGTCCCGATTTCATTCGTACTTAATATTCCACCGATAAAACTTACATTTATGTCAGCAATATATTGCATCTGATTAACCATCACCTCTGACCGTGCTATTTTAGAAGCTCCGGCAGGGTTCCAATACAGAGCTTCAACTCCAGATACATTAGCTATAGTAGAATTACCAAGAGCTATTGATCGTGCACCTATAGGAATAAGCAATTGTGTCCCTGAAGTTGTTCCAATTCTATTTGGATCACCTGCATAAATATTGCTAGCTAAAAAAAAGATAGCAAGTATATAAATACATAGTAGTTTCATTTTTTTCTCCACTTTTTTCTTACATTATTTGGGCTAGAACCTGTCTATACGGTCTTCACGTTGAACAATTCCAAACTTAAGAATTTTTTCTCCAACACCAGGAACTTCTATATGAGCTATATACATCCCAGAAGCAACTTTTAAATTTGCTTCATTCCTTAAATTCCAAGCAACGTTAGTATTTGTATCATTCTTCTCAATAGTTTTTATTAGCTGCCCAGCTAAATTAAAAATTCTAATTGTAGCTTGTTTATCAACATTTGTGAATTTGATTAATGGTGCGTCATAGCTAACTTCGTATGAAGAATATCCGTAATATGGATTTGGAACAATACGTACTTTATCGAGGATACCTTTGCGATCAGAAGTTGATAATTCCGTAACTAATTCCGCACTTTCAAACCTAAAAACGTCTAAATCTGTATTAGGATAATTCACCTCAATATCCAGTGTCATAATATTCGATTGTAATAACGAATCGGCTTTTGAAAAAAGCTTTACTGCCATATATGCTTCGTCTGTAAAAACACGGCTGTCACTTCTGGTTGGATTGTAAATATCTGTTGAATCATAATCCGATGTCATTATATATAGAATAGGTCCGGATGTTTCTGTATATAATGTTGCGCCACTTGGAGCCCAGGCACAAAGATTTAGTTTTCTGGGATTATCCGCATCACTCATATCATACGCCGAAACAAAAGTATCACCTTTCCGGCGATATCTTGAAAAATTACCTCTTAAAAACGCACCGAATTTTGAATTATCTGTTGTATCAAATACAACACGTACTGGAAAATACTCTTCTTTTCTAATCCAATCTGTTAAAGTAAACGGATTATCGACATGTTTAACCAAATCAACGCCATCGTCATATAGGGCTGAATCAGAAAAAGAAGACTCATTGGCTCCAATTAACCATGGTGCGGCAGACGTATCTACAGAGACTGCTCTTTCATCAACATCATAAACCCTAACCGACAAGCCATCAACAATTGGAAATGACCATTCTGTGCCAGCCAACCCTTGAAAAGTCATACTATCAAGAAGAGTCACATCATTATCTTTATTCATTAACTTCCAATATTTTGCATCGTCAAAGAAAGAAACTTCATACTCATCACCAGTTACTAAGCCACGATCAACTACATCAACACTTACAGACCCTTGGCTTTCACCAGAAGATTTGTTTGCTTGATCCGCATTAAACGGTGCAAAAACCGAAGTACCCGGTGTTGCCCTTATAAACCCGGAAATTCTATTTGAAGCAAATAACCCTCCAGGTAAAACAAGGTCATCTCCTGCTGCTGTATTATCATTCTCGAAAGCTAATGTTTTGTTTATTCCAAAAGGAACAACTGCAAAGTAATACTGCTTTGCATTAACTAAGGGTTCATTCAAATTAAATGCATCATTGGTTATTTTTAATCTTTGTATTGCAACACCTGCTTCTTCTAAATCGGCACTGCTCAAACTATTATCACCACTTTGTTTTTCCCATACTTTTATACGCTCACCATTGGAATCGTCAATATATAGATCCCCAACATCATTATCTAAATCAAAGCGTGCAATAATTTTAGCGTTTTCAACACCGCTTACTTCATCTTGTGTAGACAAAGAGTTGAATTGGTAAATTTCAAAACCTTCAAAGTCAATTTCGCCAACCACATCTTGTATTCCGGAAAAATTAAAAGATTCTGAATAATCAATTATCAATTCTATTTCTTTGTCTCCAGTACGTACAGTTACATCCGGAACTGGAATGGGAGGGGCGGATAAAAAGTTATTATCATATGATGCCTGTGCTAACTCATCAGTAGTTTTTAACTTATCAAGACTCTGAAGAGCGCTTCCAGATTGAGCCACTACATACGCCATAACAATATCTTGCCTATCACCAGCTTTCAATTGAAATGGTCCATTATTGACCATAAACCTTTTATCTGCAGGGTTAGTGTCTACCCAACCTGAACCAGTCACTGGATCTCCACTAAAGAAAAATCCTTCATTGCTGCTAGCATCGCCACCAGCACCCCAATCCTGCGGGACAACAGGATCGCTGTTTGCATCAAGACCACCTAGTTGATAATTTCTGGCAATATCCTTATTAGTTGGTCCCGGTAATATATTACCACCGTTTTCATAATACATGAAAGATGTCAGGGGAAGATTCTTCATATCAAGTAATGTATCAACACCGAGTAGTGGACCCCTGAAATTAAAAGCCGTATCACCTGGGGCATCAATAATTGCACCCTGAAAGAAATCAATACCAAATGCAGGCGGGTTGAGGCCATAATCACCATCATCCTGGAAATTATAAATATAACCCATGCTCAATGTTGTATCACAACCAATTAAATCATCAGTTGGAGTACCTAAATCGGGATCTGTCCATCCGGATATGATCATGTCATCGATATCATTACCCGAAACATTGACAACACTATAGCGAATAAAAACAACATCCCCTAAAGCGTCACTTCTTTGAAAAGCCCAAATTGATTGCCTTACTTCAATTCCCAATGCCTGAGTATTTAATACGTCTCTGCTCGAGGCAGGTACACCATCATTGTAAACACACCATAAAGTGCGATCACCGATAATATCAGGCTTATCGATATTTGGGTCATATGCCCCATCTCCATCCGCATCATAAAAATCTGCACCAATTGCAACAGCGTCGGCCCATTTTATGTAGTTTTCACTACCTTGCGCATCTGAACCATTTACAGTATAAAAAACAAATTCCGCAGCATCAGGATTAGTTCCGGCATTGCCTGGTTGCAATTCCTGAATCCTGGATGCAGGAGCCATCCAAGCTGTCCTTAAACTCCCATTTACATAACCAGACATTACCGGACCTCCGGAAAATATAAAAGATAAGTCTGTTCCATTGGGGTAAAAAGAATCTGCGTCATTCCCTGTTTGTCCATCATTGGTAACAGCAAGGTCAACCCTGTTAATATTCATGCGTGCTGTTTGACCTGTTAGTGTAACCTTTCCTAATTTTGACTTTTTACTATCATTAACATCTTTAGCAAAAAGTAAAGTAGAAAATATTACTAATAAAAATATAAAAAATTTAGTTTTTTTCATGATTTTTTTTCCTTTTAAAACCTAATTTTCAGTCCAAGGCGTACAATACGTGGAACTCCATAATTTTGAGGATCTTTTTCAAGTGCTTTATAATCTTCAATATAAGGTTCTCCTGAAGCACGAACTCTTTGTATACCTTCTGAAGTACTAAGAAAAGCAGAATCATCTGGTTTTCCTGTTGACTGGTACACAAATGTAAAGTTTTCGCGATTAAACAGGTTTTGAACCCATAAATAAGGTACAATCTGCATTTTCCCAACAGTGATTAATTTGTCAATTTTTAAATCTACACGAAATGTCCCTTCTGAATATGTACTATTAATGAACTGAGAAACATCACCCTGTTGCGTCTGATCAATAGTAACATCAACATACTCTAGTGGCGTATAAGGTCTTCCGCTATTATAAGTAATTAAAAAATTTGCTCCGGTATTTTGAAACAAATGTTGCCCAAATAGCATAGGTCCTTCTTTATCACCCGCACGAACATCGATATTTGCAGTAAGAGTATGGCGTTGATCAAAGTCCAGAGGGGCAATCTGTTTTGGTACTTCACCATTTGCATTACGAAACGCCGCAGTATAAGAACTGGTTTGACTTGAACCTGTTCCTTCAGAAACTGCCAGTGTATAATCAAGTTTTGCAGAAATCGGTCCGATTCTACGTAAGTTAAAACTTGCAGCCAAACCTTTTACAGTACCAAAATCTGTATTTGCTGCAGTTAGATAATTAAGAGTATCTAGCCCAAAAGAGGTTTGTTGTTGGACTATATTTAAAAGCCCACGAATATTTTTATAGTAAGCTGTCAAATCAAGAGAAGCAAAATCAGCAATCTGTTGCTTAAATCCAAACTCATATTGTGTGGTATTTTCAGCTTCTGTATGACCATTGTAAACAATAAGAAGGTCTTCTCCATTCTCAAGATCATTCATGCTTAACCAGGAGTCATAAGTTCTAAAAAAATCACCTCTTTGTTTAAATATGCCATACTGAGCATGAAATACGGTTTTTTCTGTTACAGGAAAAGCAAAACCAATTCTTGGGCTTATATAGTTTTCCACAGGAATTTTCTCAAGATCTGCTAATTCCAAGCGGTTTGGGTTGGCACCAAAACCGTAAATATCATCTTTCTTTCTAAACCTGTAACCATCTGCATCAAAATAATCCCACCGGAAACCAAGATTTAAGATAAAATCCTCAAACTCGACCTTGTCCTGGAAGTATGCTGCCAATTGAATAGGATTACGTGCTCCAAATTCAGTGTAAGTTTGCCCTGAAATATTTCTTTCCTGATTACTTTCAAGTTCTTCACCAAACAAATCATAACCATAGTAAAATGGTTGAAGATTGAAATACCTTTCTTCTTCAGTAAAATCATCCTGGCCAATTGCTAAACCACGTGGTGAAAAAGTATAATAACGCAGTGTGTTTAAGTCGTAGTTAAAACCTATTTCAACCAGGTTGTTGTCAAATTGTTTTGTAAAGTTTAAATCGAAGCCGTAAGTATCAAGTTGATATTTTGTATATCTGTTATTTACAGCTCCTTCAGCGTTAAAAACACCCACATCATCTTGCCTGATTATTTCACCCGGTGTATCAATTGCTGAGTTTATTGTTGGATCTCCATACCCATAAAAATTATCTCCCCAAACACCGTCGCCTCTTTCATAGTTATTTCGGCGATATCTAATAATAGCGTCCCCAAATGCAGTATTATCAAAGGTATAAGACAATTTCAACGAGGCTCCTAAATCAACTTCATCTACTCGAGGGTTATGGGCAGAATTGTTTTTATAATAGTTAGCAACAGGAATACGTGATTCCCGAAAAGAACCGTTGCTACTTAATATTGCACTAAGATTACCCCAGTGCCCATCAATTTTACCGGTATAACGTAAAACCTGGCTTTCATTATCAGGGAGAAGTGAAGAATTTATCCCTGCAGATGGTATTTTGAGATTAATTGCACTCGGATCATCATCTTTTGTATCCAAGAGTTCCACAGATCCAAAAAAACCATAAGTTTTTGAGCCTGGGAATAAGGGTCCGCCTAAATATGCAGAGACTGATGTGTAATCAAAGTCATCAAACAGAGAAGAATTTAAACCTTCAATACCTCCAAAATATTTTTTTTCACCACTTTTAGTAACAATATTAACAATTCCAGCCTGTGCGTTTCCATATTTAGCACTAAAGCCACCAAGTTGTGATGATACTTGTTCAATCGCTACATCTGGAAGAGTGCCTTGTGCACCATTTCCACCGCCACCGAGAATATTATTAATAGGGATACCATCTACAATAACTAGTGTTTCATTTGCACGCCCACCTCGCACATTTAACGCAGCATTATCTGTTTCACCACCACTACCATCAGCAGAAACAACACCAGCATTAACTGCTACTGCTTGGTTCACACCTTTTATTGGCATGTTTTCAATCTGTTCAGAATCCAAAACCCGAACTGTATTTGTTGCAGAAACTTCAAAGAAAGGTCTCTCAGCAACAACAATTATTTGTTCATCCAATTCTAAAGTTGCTTCTGTCAATTCAGCATTTAGCCTTTTTGTGATATCAGGAACGATCCTAATATTTTCAACTTTAATATCTTGATAACCAACATATATAAATTTTACTGTGTATGTCTTAGCCGGGATATGTAAGATTGTATAAAACCCATCAACATCTGTTGATGCACCCAATAATGTCCCTTCAATGAGTACATTCACCCCAGGTAGTGGATCTCCTGTTGCTTTATCCTGAACAATCCCACTCAACTTGCCAGTAGTACCAGCAAGAGCAAATATTGCCAAAAAGAAAATAAGCAATATTACTTGCAATAGTTTAAACATTAAATCCTCCTTAAGCCTTTACCGTGAATTAAGTCCATATATATTTAAATTTTTAACATCCCCCATGACTTCACAACAAATGAACTTATAAATCGATTAGTAGCTTACAAAATTAAAACCTGTATGAAGGACCTCCTTCATACAGGTTATGTAAAAAACCATACTATGAAACTATTTCATTAGAACCATCTTTTTAGTAGATGTTAAATCACCAGCCGTTAAAGTATAATAATAAACACCAGAGGCAAAGCCATTTGCATTAAATGTAACTTTATTGAGACCATTTTTCATCTTTTGGTTATTCAATAAAACGGCAACTTTTTGACCGACAGTATTAAATACTTCTAAAGTAACCTCTTGAGCTGCCTTTAAAGTAAAATTAATTTCAGTGGTTGGATTAAATGGATTTGGAAAGTTTTGTTTTAGGTCAAAACCTTGTGCAACAAATTCACCATCTCCAATACCAGTTACAAAATCAACTTCTATCCGCTCATAAACCCAATCACCCATAGCTGCACTACCTTCGCCAAAAAGGCTAACACCTGGGCTGTTATCAACATAGTATAACAAGTCAACATACATTTTATCATCAACCATAACAATGCTTCTTGTCAGGTTAGGGAAAGTTTCAGAAGTCCCTGTTGTTCCCGCAAGATATTTCGGTGCTGAAAAAGTTGCACCACCATCAGTTGAAGTAGCGATCCAAATATCTGTTGAGAAAATACCAGAAGTAGAGTCACCAGGGAAATCCTTAGCAAAAATCAAATTTCCACTTTCATCTGTTTCAGGTTTTTGCCAAACAACTGCAACATAATCACCATTTGTAGCAATTGAAGGATATGCATTACCAATTCCGTTTCCAGGATATGGGCCTGTTGCTAAGGCCGAAAATGATGTATCTCTTCCAAGACCACCGTCAACTTCCACAATTGCTTTATCTCTGTCATTCCAATATAGAACTGGAACGATAACTGCCGTATCTGCACCAACAGCAGCCTGGCCATAACCATTGTAAACTGCATGGAAAGTACCTTGTGCATCAAAAACAGAACCATACTGTCCAAAGTTAGAGACAAAATACTGGGTTCCATTATTCCAAAGCTCATCAATTACTTGTGTATAAGTCCATGTAGCACCACCATCGTTACTCTCGGCAATCCATGCACCCTCGCCATCTGAAGATCCTTCAGTTGCAAATGAAGACATAAAATGGTTTGCATCTGTTGGATCAATTAATACTTCCTGTTCAGAATTACTTGGTGCTTGAGCCGTATCAGGAACTACTGGAAAAGTAGACCCAGACCATGTAGAGCCATGATCCGTACTGATATAAAGAGTATCACTACCGGCAGCAATTACAATTACATCGCCAACCCTGTCTATACATGGGAAAACACGTCCGTCACCAAAAGCGGTTTCAGTAAAAGAGTAGAATGCTTCACCTGCATCGGCAAAATAAGAAGTTCCTCCACCATGAGTTACAGCCAACGCTTCATCATTTTTACCATTTACAACTCTACCCCAGCCTGTACTGCGGTCTTCTGTAAGTGATTGGTTTCCAAAGAAACTTTCGCTTGATAGATCGAAAAAATCATATGTAACAAAACGATCGCCACCTGCTACTTGTCTGTTCATATAAACCATATGAATACCAGTTGCAGAAGTTGCCATCATACGGCTCAAAACAGAATTTGTACCATAATCGTAAACTGTAGAGCCTAAAACATGACCAGCAGCTGTTTTATGAAAACTGCTAGCAATTACTTCTGATGTGATAGCATCTTGAGTACTATCAATTCTCTTTGCTTTCTTTTCAATAGTTGAGCCTGCGAAGAGAGATGCACTAAATAATAATAAAAATAGAACTGTAAATAACTTACTCATGTTACCTCCATAATAGAGAGTGAATGAATGAAATATTTATTAATTATAAAAAAGCAATACTAACTAAAGAATGCAATACCTCCTTTACTTAATTAAAGTTCTTTGATAATAATTTAGTTAATTGTAAATTTGAAACATAATTAAAAGGTGCTTCCCGGGCTCGAGACTTAACATAATACATTCAAAAAAACCTGTCAAGTGTTTTTATTAAACCTTTTGTTATTAAGAATAAATGGTTGTTTTGCTTATTTAAGCCGTTTTAAGTGCAAAAATTTCCAACAATACCGCTAACGCAACAAAACAAAGCGTTTGTAAATTGTCTTACTTTTACTGCGAAAACTTATAAAATACATCCCGCTTCCTACAGCTCTGCCAAATGTATTTTTACCATCCCAAGTAACAATATTGGAAATAGCTTTTTGGCTGTGAACCAATTGCCCAATCGTATTATAAACATCAACAGAAATACCAGCGGGGTTACCATCGAAACGGATTTTTAAAAGATTCGATCCTTTTGCACGAAAAGGATTGGGGCCAATGGTTACATTTTGGATTTTCTCGCTTTCTTTGTATGGAGTTGCTAATTCGATACGAATCATCCAAATTCCAGTAAGGTTGGTATTACCTCCATCGATACTAAACTCATCCAGTTTACTGTAAGAAAAAGAATTTGATAATTTTAGATATGAACGGCCACGGTGTTTTGAACCGGTCACAGTTTCATATCCCATTGATCCATCATCTAAATACTCTAAGCCTACATTTATTAAATCTCCACTGTCACGAAAATATTGAAAATCTTCCAAATCTAAACGTGTCCATCCCATATTCACTACATTTTTTTGAAGTATCGTTTGAGATGAAGGATTTGAACCTGAAGATAATGAATTGTTAAAGAGATGGAATTTTATATCCCCATTGCCATTGCCATTATAAAATTCAATGGATTTCAAAAGTGTTATATCATCATCAGTTACAAATTGGATCGCATTTCTGTTTCCGGATGAGGTTAGCAGAAAGGTTGGCTTGTCACTTCCATATTGAAGCGTTTTTATATTATACTTTTGTTTTGCTTCCGCCTGCACCTGTAGATTTTGTTCTTCAGATGTATTATTAAACAAATATAAAACCAATGTGTGATAAGATTTTCCAAAGTTTACAAAGTTTGGGTTTTGAGAAAAAAGATCAATATGAACCTCTGGATCACTAAATCCCACTTTATTATATAGTAGACTTTGTGAAGATACACCGATTACTGATAAACTAAGAGAATCCCCATTTGTAAATTCTACTGTCCTAAAGGAATATGGGGCAAGTACAGTATCTTTCTGGAAGGAGTATTTTATTGCACGGTCCGTAGGCCTAGAAATGATATACTGAAGAGCCGACCAATCAAACGAAAATTCAGGTGTTAAAACAGGATCATTAACCGTAACGGTTTTAAAAAAGTCTCTGCTTACATCATCGATATTCTCAGTAAGACCCAGATTGTTAAACGCAGCATTTACGCCTGCAATATCTACCTGAGTACTTTTAGCAATTTCTGAGATCAAAGAAAGGCCATATTTTTCATAAAGAAAATAAGTCCACAATGCAACACGTGAATAATGTGGTATAGAATTTTCATTATCCCAGGATGAAAGTTGCAAATGAGTATTTTTTAAGTAGCGTTCCGGAGAGCGTAAACCGTAACCACACAAAAAAGATGAAATTTCCGACAGCCCTTCATTTACCCATATTTTTTCATTAGGGTCATTC
This window encodes:
- a CDS encoding T9SS type A sorting domain-containing protein codes for the protein MSKLFTVLFLLLFSASLFAGSTIEKKAKRIDSTQDAITSEVIASSFHKTAAGHVLGSTVYDYGTNSVLSRMMATSATGIHMVYMNRQVAGGDRFVTYDFFDLSSESFFGNQSLTEDRSTGWGRVVNGKNDEALAVTHGGGTSYFADAGEAFYSFTETAFGDGRVFPCIDRVGDVIVIAAGSDTLYISTDHGSTWSGSTFPVVPDTAQAPSNSEQEVLIDPTDANHFMSSFATEGSSDGEGAWIAESNDGGATWTYTQVIDELWNNGTQYFVSNFGQYGSVFDAQGTFHAVYNGYGQAAVGADTAVIVPVLYWNDRDKAIVEVDGGLGRDTSFSALATGPYPGNGIGNAYPSIATNGDYVAVVWQKPETDESGNLIFAKDFPGDSTSGIFSTDIWIATSTDGGATFSAPKYLAGTTGTSETFPNLTRSIVMVDDKMYVDLLYYVDNSPGVSLFGEGSAAMGDWVYERIEVDFVTGIGDGEFVAQGFDLKQNFPNPFNPTTEINFTLKAAQEVTLEVFNTVGQKVAVLLNNQKMKNGLNKVTFNANGFASGVYYYTLTAGDLTSTKKMVLMK
- a CDS encoding T9SS type A sorting domain-containing protein produces the protein MHKILLILFSVITASAQTPFFFEPRISGTPLTPSREYVAKYFQELGPSDLHIYQNLNLLQKTANDIGDEKNFIVLNLTNPNSPKFDTKLFVLKKTNSLINVWVEKAELNNNHVTDNVIDDIFNGLINSTPTGSIDPNKGIYEIDVDIFGSPPDFDNNGKVDFLLTDIKDGWEGQGEFIGGFFNKNDQLNELGSNKADILYIDTYPGIYREQNGSVGYHTESVLGTVSHEFQHLLHYGNDPNEKIWVNEGLSEISSFLCGYGLRSPERYLKNTHLQLSSWDNENSIPHYSRVALWTYFLYEKYGLSLISEIAKSTQVDIAGVNAAFNNLGLTENIDDVSRDFFKTVTVNDPVLTPEFSFDWSALQYIISRPTDRAIKYSFQKDTVLAPYSFRTVEFTNGDSLSLSVIGVSSQSLLYNKVGFSDPEVHIDLFSQNPNFVNFGKSYHTLVLYLFNNTSEEQNLQVQAEAKQKYNIKTLQYGSDKPTFLLTSSGNRNAIQFVTDDDITLLKSIEFYNGNGNGDIKFHLFNNSLSSGSNPSSQTILQKNVVNMGWTRLDLEDFQYFRDSGDLINVGLEYLDDGSMGYETVTGSKHRGRSYLKLSNSFSYSKLDEFSIDGGNTNLTGIWMIRIELATPYKESEKIQNVTIGPNPFRAKGSNLLKIRFDGNPAGISVDVYNTIGQLVHSQKAISNIVTWDGKNTFGRAVGSGMYFISFRSKSKTIYKRFVLLR